The Deltaproteobacteria bacterium genome has a segment encoding these proteins:
- the gspN gene encoding type II secretion system protein GspN yields MARLSKTQRSLLRGAGYVAAVLLVFVSAAWASLDADRLRVKAIDALDDRFDVTIASVEKGWLPGRFSIYGMVLTTRPDKPGDKPTVIAVDELHASVGLLGLLRGAVGVDVEAQLGAGTVDGRVVWSKDGLDVDVDTSQLDLAALPSADAVFAGLPATGGLNAHVSLHVPRGERGLAFDQASGRAELSCPMCTVGPGKVVPRTQSSGRASAFAKEGVTLPKLNLGDNKVVLTVDNGRADIDTFEAVSTDGELYAEGYILLKSPFARSEIHHCYRFKFSDQAKKKNAKLEGIERSMELARRADGYIGMRMTGTFDRPRRIGSRSCVPGETPADIRRKRAVERRRRARQREGERPAVGAEAPVRRPPGDIAVRPAATDGVSPEAVTARPIHVDDARPASQPIEMPPPRTSGPQLSAPADRIKRAPDDVREGDDGEGDGDGAGGDEAAGDDHAEAEEDTSGDGETAADEGGEGDGDHDGDNAAGEHTDDDE; encoded by the coding sequence ATGGCGCGTTTGAGCAAGACGCAACGGTCGCTATTGCGGGGGGCGGGATACGTGGCGGCCGTCCTGCTGGTGTTCGTGTCGGCGGCGTGGGCGTCGCTGGACGCCGATCGGCTGCGCGTCAAGGCGATCGACGCGCTCGACGACCGGTTCGACGTGACGATCGCGTCGGTCGAAAAGGGCTGGCTGCCGGGACGGTTCTCGATCTACGGCATGGTGCTCACGACGCGACCGGACAAGCCGGGAGACAAGCCGACGGTGATCGCCGTCGACGAGCTGCACGCGAGCGTGGGCCTCCTCGGTCTGCTGCGCGGGGCCGTCGGGGTCGACGTGGAGGCGCAGCTCGGCGCCGGCACGGTCGACGGCCGTGTCGTCTGGTCCAAGGACGGGCTGGACGTGGACGTCGACACGTCTCAGCTCGACCTCGCGGCGTTGCCGAGCGCCGACGCCGTGTTTGCGGGATTGCCGGCGACCGGCGGGCTCAATGCGCACGTGAGCCTCCACGTGCCGCGCGGTGAGCGCGGGCTGGCATTCGACCAGGCGAGCGGCCGCGCCGAGTTGTCGTGTCCGATGTGTACGGTCGGACCGGGCAAGGTCGTGCCGCGCACCCAGTCGTCCGGCCGTGCGTCGGCGTTCGCGAAAGAGGGGGTGACGTTGCCGAAGCTCAACCTCGGCGACAACAAGGTCGTGTTGACCGTCGACAACGGGCGCGCGGACATCGATACGTTCGAGGCAGTGTCGACAGACGGCGAGCTGTACGCGGAGGGCTACATCCTGCTCAAGAGCCCGTTCGCCAGGAGCGAGATCCACCACTGCTATCGGTTCAAGTTCAGCGACCAGGCGAAGAAGAAGAACGCGAAGCTCGAGGGGATCGAGCGCAGCATGGAACTCGCACGGCGTGCTGACGGCTACATCGGGATGCGGATGACCGGCACGTTCGACCGGCCGCGGCGCATCGGCAGTCGCAGTTGCGTGCCCGGGGAAACGCCGGCTGACATCCGGCGCAAGCGCGCCGTCGAGCGGCGCCGGCGCGCGCGGCAGCGGGAGGGGGAGCGGCCGGCGGTGGGCGCGGAGGCGCCGGTTCGCCGGCCGCCCGGCGACATCGCGGTGCGCCCCGCGGCCACGGACGGCGTTTCGCCGGAAGCGGTGACGGCTCGGCCGATTCACGTCGATGACGCCCGGCCGGCGTCCCAGCCGATCGAGATGCCGCCGCCGCGCACATCCGGCCCGCAGCTCAGCGCGCCGGCCGATCGCATCAAGCGGGCGCCGGACGACGTGCGCGAAGGCGACGACGGCGAGGGCGACGGCGACGGCGCCGGCGGCGACGAAGCCGCCGGGGACGACCATGCGGAAGCGGAGGAGGACACCTCGGGCGACGGCGAAACCGCCGCCGACGAGGGCGGGGAGGGCGACGGCGATCACGACGGCGACAACGCCGCCGGCGAGCACACCGACGACGACGAGTAG